In a genomic window of Azospirillum baldaniorum:
- a CDS encoding universal stress protein, whose product MIKKVLVPLTGRPLDRRAIATAFLLADRFRAHVEGLSVMPQVEIRTSVESAAIPKALVEQLIRIGQEDQARVVDSAHSLFEEFRSRFGAAEADSLTGGGEDADGLSASWQQATGPLAETLAEEARLADLVVIAQTSDGTNAMGPAIEATLFGSGRPLLLAPAAEPASVGAAAAVAWDGGAAASRAVAAALPLLQRAGKAVILSADVADPGRTADPDRLSAYLALHGVAASIRRVAASGRAVGRALQETAAEAGCDLLVMGAYGHSRVRERVWGGVTLDVLREPPAIPIFMAH is encoded by the coding sequence GACCGCTTCCGCGCCCATGTGGAGGGGTTGAGCGTCATGCCGCAGGTCGAAATCCGCACCTCCGTGGAAAGCGCCGCCATCCCCAAGGCGCTGGTCGAGCAGCTCATCCGCATCGGGCAGGAGGATCAGGCGCGGGTGGTCGATTCCGCCCACAGCCTGTTCGAGGAGTTCCGCAGCCGCTTCGGCGCCGCGGAGGCGGACAGCCTGACCGGCGGCGGCGAGGACGCGGACGGACTGTCCGCATCCTGGCAGCAGGCCACCGGCCCGCTGGCCGAGACCCTGGCGGAGGAGGCGCGGCTCGCCGATCTGGTGGTGATCGCCCAGACCTCCGACGGCACCAACGCCATGGGTCCGGCCATCGAGGCGACCCTGTTCGGCTCCGGCCGCCCCCTGCTGCTGGCCCCGGCGGCCGAACCGGCGTCGGTCGGGGCCGCGGCGGCGGTGGCCTGGGACGGCGGGGCCGCGGCCTCGCGGGCGGTCGCGGCGGCATTGCCCCTGCTGCAACGCGCCGGCAAGGCGGTCATCCTGTCGGCCGACGTCGCCGACCCCGGACGCACCGCCGACCCTGACCGCCTGTCGGCCTACCTCGCCCTGCACGGCGTGGCGGCGTCGATCCGCCGGGTCGCGGCGTCGGGCCGCGCGGTCGGCCGGGCCTTGCAGGAGACGGCGGCGGAGGCCGGCTGCGACCTGCTGGTGATGGGTGCCTACGGCCACAGCCGGGTCCGCGAACGGGTGTGGGGCGGCGTGACGCTGGACGTGCTGCGCGAGCCGCCCGCCATTCCCATCTTCATGGCGCACTGA
- a CDS encoding response regulator transcription factor, with translation MRILVVEDTEDLADAIVHRLRKLGYAVDWAPTGDEAEELLRQEAYQLVLLDIMLPGVDGQTLLNRLRQRRDATPVLVMTARSQVNVRVDLLDLGADDFIVKPFDLRELEARCRALLRRSHGLASSRTQFGNLVFDAAAKKVLVDGRPVDLGGREFRLLELFLSNLNTVLSKEDLMDRLFSLDQPTALNAIELYVSRLRRKLEGASVEIRTVRGLGYVAEVCAEG, from the coding sequence ATGCGCATACTCGTCGTCGAGGACACCGAGGATCTGGCCGACGCCATCGTCCACAGGCTGCGCAAGCTGGGCTACGCCGTCGATTGGGCGCCGACCGGGGACGAGGCGGAGGAATTGCTGCGCCAGGAGGCGTACCAGCTCGTCCTGCTCGACATCATGCTGCCGGGGGTGGACGGGCAGACGCTGCTGAACCGCCTGCGCCAGCGCCGCGACGCCACGCCGGTCCTGGTGATGACCGCCCGTTCCCAGGTGAATGTCCGGGTCGACCTGCTCGACCTCGGCGCCGACGACTTCATCGTAAAGCCCTTCGACCTGCGGGAGCTGGAGGCCCGCTGCCGCGCCCTGCTGCGCCGCTCGCACGGGCTCGCCTCCTCGCGCACGCAGTTCGGCAATCTGGTCTTCGACGCGGCGGCCAAGAAGGTGCTGGTCGACGGCCGCCCCGTCGATCTGGGCGGCCGCGAGTTCCGCCTCCTGGAGCTGTTCCTCAGCAACCTGAACACCGTCCTGTCCAAGGAGGACCTGATGGACCGGCTGTTCAGCCTCGACCAGCCCACCGCGCTGAACGCCATCGAGTTGTATGTCTCCCGCCTCCGGCGCAAGCTGGAGGGCGCGTCGGTGGAGATCCGGACGGTTCGGGGGCTGGGGTATGTGGCGGAAGTGTGTGCCGAAGGCTGA